The following proteins are encoded in a genomic region of Mycolicibacterium confluentis:
- a CDS encoding group I truncated hemoglobin — MSIYDEIGGASAVSVAVDDFYARVLGDPQLSGYFEGTDVSRLKRHQRAFISAAIGGPAPYLGRTMREAHARLDIDPADFDRVVEHLVATLAALGVPEATIGAIGATLAPLKDEIAPGSAARAG; from the coding sequence ATGAGCATCTACGACGAGATCGGCGGCGCGAGTGCGGTTTCGGTGGCCGTCGACGATTTCTACGCACGAGTCCTCGGCGATCCCCAGCTTTCGGGCTACTTCGAGGGCACCGACGTGAGCCGGCTCAAGCGTCATCAGCGGGCGTTCATCTCGGCAGCGATAGGCGGACCGGCGCCCTATCTCGGGCGCACGATGCGCGAGGCACATGCGCGCCTCGACATTGATCCGGCCGATTTCGATCGCGTCGTCGAGCACCTGGTGGCGACTCTGGCCGCACTCGGTGTGCCCGAGGCGACCATCGGAGCCATCGGCGCCACGCTGGCACCCCTGAAGGACGAGATCGCGCCGGGGTCCGCCGCCCGCGCGGGCTGA
- a CDS encoding TetR/AcrR family transcriptional regulator, with translation MTTRESGTGRRSVDDWIQAGYTILAEEGIGALKIDRLCQRLGVTKGSFYWHFTDMAGYRTALIESWAQQRGEEHRVYHDIDDKAPAERLSILMTALVAPRHWKLERTMREWARTDAHVAASVDEADRRVLHTVRKAFLDLGFPAEEADLRAHTTFAAGIGFLQIAGQKTSPLTTAQRDRFLQFMLRP, from the coding sequence ATGACAACCCGCGAATCCGGCACCGGTCGGCGGTCGGTGGACGACTGGATTCAGGCGGGTTACACGATCCTGGCGGAGGAGGGCATCGGAGCCCTCAAGATCGATCGCCTGTGTCAGCGTCTCGGCGTCACCAAGGGCAGCTTCTACTGGCATTTCACCGACATGGCCGGCTACCGCACCGCGCTGATCGAGTCCTGGGCACAGCAGCGCGGCGAGGAGCATCGCGTCTATCACGACATCGACGACAAGGCCCCCGCCGAACGTTTGTCGATCCTGATGACCGCACTGGTGGCGCCGCGGCATTGGAAGCTCGAGCGCACGATGCGCGAATGGGCTCGCACCGACGCCCACGTCGCCGCCAGCGTCGACGAGGCGGATCGCCGCGTGCTGCACACCGTGCGTAAGGCCTTCCTAGATCTGGGATTTCCCGCCGAGGAGGCAGATCTGCGCGCGCACACCACGTTTGCGGCCGGAATCGGCTTCCTTCAGATCGCGGGCCAGAAGACCAGCCCGCTGACCACGGCTCAGCGAGATCGCTTCCTGCAGTTCATGCTCCGGCCCTGA
- a CDS encoding copper resistance CopC family protein: MPICGRTIVAGALALGAVIGWPTPAAADTALVASSPPAGTVLHVAPTRVTATLDQPVGSFATLTVVGPDSYTWTTGQVEVSGSQLSAPLMPLRHVGGYTARYRALTVDGNEVAGSWSFMVSAPELAGL, from the coding sequence ATGCCGATCTGCGGGAGAACGATCGTTGCTGGCGCACTGGCTCTGGGGGCGGTCATCGGGTGGCCCACACCCGCGGCCGCGGACACGGCCCTGGTCGCGAGTTCGCCGCCGGCGGGCACAGTCCTGCATGTGGCGCCCACCCGCGTCACCGCGACCCTCGACCAACCCGTGGGCTCGTTCGCGACTCTCACGGTGGTCGGGCCCGACAGCTACACCTGGACGACGGGTCAGGTCGAGGTGTCGGGATCGCAGCTGTCGGCGCCGCTGATGCCGCTGCGGCATGTTGGCGGCTACACGGCGCGCTACCGTGCGCTCACCGTGGACGGGAATGAGGTGGCGGGGTCGTGGTCATTCATGGTGTCCGCGCCCGAGCTCGCGGGCCTGTGA
- a CDS encoding homogentisate 1,2-dioxygenase — MESFVHLRKGKTPKRIHADLDGLKDDELGRGGFVGRTANMYRRNDPTAYRSVGPLRPTDVLSSELKPSDATDAHGRPMLLFSNADCLVLLSRRTEPMPFFVRYVDGDLLSFVHKGSGSLETEFGPLDYRVGDWIYIPKACTWRQIPAEETTLLMIQATDEFRVPPAGTLGRHFPFDPAQVIIPDPQPIDDDGRDEYEVRLIHSDIDGVGTTSLFYQHNPLDVEGWRGDNFPFTFNIDDYTVITSESVHLPPTVHLFMQATGVYVMNFLPKPAETVPGTERTPWYHRNVDYDEIAFFHGGSLYGIPMPPGLLSHAPQGVHHGAPEKARERARRKFDDYDRVDWSVIAIDTRRRLIPSDEILANDLGQH; from the coding sequence ATGGAATCGTTCGTCCACCTGCGCAAAGGCAAGACGCCAAAGCGCATCCACGCCGATCTCGACGGGCTCAAAGACGACGAATTAGGCCGCGGCGGGTTCGTCGGACGCACCGCCAACATGTATCGCCGCAACGACCCCACCGCCTACCGTTCGGTCGGTCCCCTGCGCCCCACCGACGTTCTGAGTTCCGAACTCAAACCCAGCGACGCCACCGACGCGCACGGCAGACCCATGCTGCTGTTCTCCAACGCCGACTGCCTGGTGCTGCTGTCCCGGCGGACCGAACCCATGCCGTTCTTCGTCCGCTACGTCGACGGCGACCTGCTGTCCTTCGTGCACAAGGGCTCGGGGTCCCTGGAGACCGAGTTCGGCCCCCTCGACTACCGCGTGGGTGACTGGATCTACATCCCCAAGGCGTGCACCTGGCGGCAGATTCCGGCCGAGGAGACCACGCTCCTGATGATCCAGGCCACCGACGAGTTCCGGGTTCCACCCGCAGGCACACTGGGCCGGCACTTCCCCTTCGACCCGGCCCAGGTGATCATCCCGGACCCCCAACCCATCGACGACGACGGGCGGGACGAGTACGAGGTGCGCCTCATCCATTCCGACATCGACGGGGTCGGGACGACCTCTCTTTTCTACCAACATAATCCGCTGGACGTCGAAGGCTGGCGCGGGGACAACTTCCCGTTCACGTTCAACATCGACGACTACACCGTCATCACGTCCGAGAGTGTGCACCTGCCGCCCACCGTGCACCTGTTCATGCAGGCCACCGGTGTCTACGTGATGAACTTCCTGCCCAAACCGGCTGAGACCGTCCCCGGCACCGAACGCACGCCCTGGTACCACCGCAACGTCGACTACGACGAGATCGCGTTCTTTCACGGCGGTTCGCTCTACGGCATCCCGATGCCGCCCGGCCTGCTCTCGCACGCGCCGCAGGGGGTTCACCACGGCGCCCCCGAGAAGGCCCGCGAACGCGCTCGGCGGAAGTTCGACGACTACGACCGCGTGGACTGGTCGGTCATCGCGATCGACACCCGCCGCCGACTGATTCCCTCCGACGAGATCCTGGCCAACGATTTGGGGCAGCACTGA
- a CDS encoding alpha/beta hydrolase, with amino-acid sequence MTTTETRTTYKYDRIPYLVAYQNNSAVRDVYGGVAELVVLESYLLKPRDENGPKPSDTVLVFMHPIGGGAYLPMINALARAGHHVIYCNSRFRGTDSALLMEKVVEDLGECIKDAKNRLGYSKVVLAGWSGGGSLSVFYQQQAQNPTVTASPSGDGPDLTKLGLIPADGIMLLAAHISRHGTMTEWLDASILDESDPSKRDPELDLYNPDNPNQPPYTPEFLERYREAQIARNRRITKWVKEKLAEIKASGRPDDEFAFVVHGTMADPRWLDPAVDPNDRKPGTCYLGDPQVVNNSPVGLARFCTLRSWLSQWSYDDANGDAVKAGPDIAIPALVIGNLADDACTPSHTRRLFEAIGHPDKEMAEIPDANHYYAGPDQRDTLRQAVGICTDWLHRHGFSL; translated from the coding sequence ATGACCACCACCGAGACCCGCACCACATACAAGTACGACCGCATCCCCTATCTGGTTGCCTACCAGAACAATTCGGCGGTCCGCGACGTCTACGGCGGAGTCGCCGAACTCGTGGTGCTGGAGAGCTACCTGCTCAAGCCCAGAGACGAGAACGGGCCAAAGCCGTCCGATACGGTCCTGGTGTTCATGCACCCGATCGGTGGCGGCGCGTACCTTCCGATGATCAACGCCCTGGCCCGGGCGGGGCATCACGTCATCTACTGCAACAGCCGGTTCCGGGGCACCGACTCGGCTCTGCTGATGGAGAAGGTGGTCGAAGACCTCGGCGAGTGCATCAAGGACGCCAAGAACCGCCTCGGCTACTCCAAGGTGGTGCTGGCCGGGTGGAGTGGCGGTGGATCGCTGTCGGTGTTCTACCAGCAGCAGGCGCAGAACCCGACCGTGACGGCCAGTCCGTCGGGCGACGGTCCCGACCTGACCAAGCTGGGCCTGATCCCCGCCGACGGCATCATGCTGCTGGCCGCGCACATCAGCAGGCACGGCACCATGACGGAATGGCTGGACGCCTCGATCCTCGACGAGTCCGACCCCAGCAAGCGCGACCCCGAGTTGGATCTCTACAACCCCGACAACCCGAATCAGCCGCCGTACACGCCCGAGTTCCTCGAGCGCTACCGTGAGGCCCAGATCGCCCGTAACCGGCGAATCACCAAGTGGGTCAAAGAGAAGCTCGCGGAGATCAAAGCCTCCGGGCGGCCCGATGACGAGTTCGCGTTCGTGGTGCACGGCACCATGGCCGATCCGCGCTGGCTCGACCCCGCGGTCGACCCCAACGACCGCAAGCCCGGAACCTGTTACCTCGGCGATCCCCAGGTGGTCAACAACTCCCCCGTCGGACTGGCCCGGTTCTGCACCCTGCGCAGTTGGCTCTCCCAGTGGAGCTACGACGACGCCAACGGCGATGCTGTCAAGGCCGGCCCCGACATCGCGATCCCCGCACTGGTGATCGGCAACCTCGCCGACGACGCGTGCACCCCCAGCCACACCCGTCGACTGTTCGAGGCCATCGGCCACCCCGACAAGGAGATGGCCGAGATCCCCGACGCCAACCACTACTACGCCGGCCCTGACCAGCGCGACACCCTGCGCCAGGCTGTTGGCATCTGCACGGACTGGCTGCACCGGCACGGGTTCTCGCTGTGA
- a CDS encoding CaiB/BaiF CoA transferase family protein, whose translation MTAGALDGVRVLELGTLISGPFAGRLLGDMGAEVIKIELPTAPDPLRTWGQAELDGHHFFWTVHARNKKAVTLDLRTDRGRDLFLELVDNSDIIVENFRPGTLEKWNLGYDVLRERNKGIILVRVSGYGQTGPEAGKAGYASVAEAASGLRHMNGFPGGPPPRLALSLGDSLAGMFATQGALAALYRRSVTGEGQIVDTALTESCLAIQESTIPDYDIGGVVRGPSGTRLEGIAPSNIYQSANGSWVVIAANQDTVFRRLCSAMGQPDLATDDRFVNHVARGRNQDELDKIIGDWAAQRQPEEIIAILSEAGVISGPINTVAEVVADPQLQARGMIADHFDERIGRNVKGPGVVPVLSESPGTIRNAGSARPGQHNDEVYVGLLGHTADELRRLHSEGVI comes from the coding sequence GTGACCGCCGGTGCACTCGACGGCGTCCGGGTCCTCGAACTCGGCACGCTGATCTCCGGACCGTTCGCGGGCCGGCTGCTCGGCGACATGGGTGCCGAGGTCATCAAGATCGAGTTGCCCACCGCGCCGGATCCGCTGCGCACCTGGGGGCAGGCCGAACTCGACGGGCACCACTTCTTCTGGACCGTACACGCGCGCAACAAGAAGGCTGTCACGCTGGACCTGCGCACCGACCGCGGACGAGACCTGTTCCTCGAGTTGGTGGACAACTCCGACATCATCGTGGAGAACTTCCGGCCCGGCACACTCGAGAAGTGGAACCTGGGTTACGACGTTCTGCGCGAACGCAATAAGGGCATCATCCTGGTGCGCGTGTCCGGCTATGGCCAGACCGGCCCCGAAGCAGGCAAGGCCGGGTACGCCTCGGTGGCTGAGGCCGCCAGCGGGCTTCGGCACATGAACGGCTTCCCCGGCGGACCGCCACCCCGGTTGGCGCTGTCCCTGGGCGACAGCCTGGCGGGGATGTTCGCGACCCAGGGCGCCCTGGCGGCGCTGTACCGGCGCAGCGTCACCGGCGAGGGCCAGATCGTGGACACCGCGCTGACCGAAAGCTGCCTGGCGATCCAGGAGTCGACGATCCCCGACTACGACATCGGCGGTGTCGTGCGCGGGCCGTCGGGCACCCGGTTGGAGGGCATCGCGCCGTCGAACATCTACCAGAGCGCCAACGGCAGCTGGGTGGTGATCGCGGCCAACCAGGACACCGTGTTCCGCCGCCTGTGCTCGGCGATGGGCCAGCCCGACCTGGCCACCGATGACCGGTTCGTCAATCATGTTGCGCGAGGCCGTAATCAGGACGAGCTCGACAAGATCATCGGTGACTGGGCCGCACAGCGTCAGCCCGAGGAGATCATCGCGATCCTGTCGGAGGCGGGCGTGATCAGTGGACCGATCAACACCGTCGCCGAGGTGGTGGCCGACCCCCAACTGCAGGCCCGCGGCATGATCGCCGACCACTTCGACGAGCGCATCGGGCGTAACGTCAAGGGTCCAGGTGTCGTGCCGGTGCTCTCAGAGTCCCCCGGCACCATCCGCAACGCCGGATCGGCCCGGCCAGGCCAGCACAACGACGAGGTGTACGTGGGCCTGCTGGGGCACACCGCCGACGAACTGAGGCGCCTGCACAGCGAGGGAGTGATATGA
- a CDS encoding acyl-CoA dehydrogenase family protein has translation MMNNHESAVGLKKHKRTATDIGLALIMPIVGQELLDKYNLRDPFNRGLRYGVRTAFSAAGATTRQFKRVQGIGKAPTRLASSRSEKASDYFDLTPDDDQKMIVETVKEFAEEILRPAAYDADDAAQYPADLLTKAAELGVTAINIPEDFDGIAEHRSTITNALVAEALAYGDMGLALPILAPGGVASALTHWGSADQQATYLREFAGENVPQACVAIAEPHALFDPTSLRTTAVRTPSGYRLDGVKSLVPAAANAEVFIIAAQFNGRPSLFLVEAASEGLTVKADPSMGIRAAALGQVELNKVSVPLSARLGEDISESEHAQNYSEAMALSRLGWAALAVGTSHAVLDYVIPYIKERQAFGEPIAHRQSVAFMAANIAIELDGLRLITWRGASRAEQGLPFAREAALARKLGSDKGMQIGLDGVQLLGGHGYTKEHPVERWYRDLRAIGVAEGVVVL, from the coding sequence ATGATGAATAACCATGAGAGTGCTGTCGGTCTGAAGAAGCACAAGCGCACGGCGACTGACATCGGCCTGGCTCTGATCATGCCGATCGTGGGCCAGGAGTTGCTCGACAAGTACAACCTGCGCGACCCGTTCAACCGCGGCCTGCGCTACGGCGTCAGGACCGCGTTCTCGGCCGCAGGCGCCACGACTCGTCAGTTCAAGCGCGTGCAGGGCATCGGCAAGGCGCCCACCCGCCTGGCGTCGAGTCGCTCCGAGAAGGCATCGGACTACTTCGACCTCACTCCCGACGACGACCAGAAGATGATCGTCGAGACGGTCAAGGAGTTCGCCGAGGAGATCCTGCGCCCCGCCGCGTACGACGCCGACGATGCCGCGCAGTATCCGGCCGACCTGCTGACCAAGGCCGCGGAACTCGGCGTCACCGCGATCAACATTCCCGAGGACTTCGACGGCATCGCCGAGCACCGCTCGACGATCACCAACGCCCTGGTGGCCGAGGCCCTGGCCTACGGGGACATGGGTCTGGCGCTGCCGATCCTGGCCCCGGGCGGCGTCGCGTCGGCCCTGACCCACTGGGGCAGCGCCGACCAGCAGGCCACCTACCTGCGTGAGTTCGCGGGCGAGAACGTGCCGCAGGCATGTGTGGCCATCGCCGAACCGCACGCTCTGTTCGACCCGACCTCTCTGAGGACCACCGCAGTGCGCACCCCGAGTGGCTACCGCCTCGACGGCGTGAAGTCGCTGGTGCCTGCCGCGGCGAACGCGGAGGTGTTCATCATCGCCGCGCAGTTCAACGGAAGGCCTTCGCTGTTCCTCGTCGAGGCGGCCAGCGAGGGGCTGACCGTCAAGGCCGACCCGAGCATGGGCATCCGCGCCGCGGCGCTCGGCCAGGTTGAACTGAACAAGGTCAGCGTTCCGCTGAGCGCACGCCTCGGCGAGGACATCTCCGAGTCTGAGCACGCGCAGAACTACTCCGAGGCCATGGCGCTGTCTCGACTGGGCTGGGCCGCCCTGGCGGTCGGCACGTCGCACGCCGTGCTCGACTACGTCATCCCCTACATCAAGGAGCGGCAGGCGTTCGGCGAGCCCATCGCACACCGCCAGTCGGTGGCGTTCATGGCGGCCAACATCGCGATCGAACTCGACGGGCTGCGCCTGATCACCTGGCGCGGTGCGAGCCGCGCCGAACAGGGTCTCCCCTTCGCCCGCGAGGCCGCGCTGGCACGAAAGCTCGGTTCCGACAAGGGAATGCAGATCGGCCTCGACGGCGTCCAGCTGCTCGGTGGCCACGGCTACACCAAGGAACACCCCGTCGAACGCTGGTACCGCGACCTGCGGGCAATCGGCGTCGCCGAGGGCGTGGTCGTCCTCTAG
- the hisN gene encoding histidinol-phosphatase yields MGGYQQDLSLALELADQADDITMARFGALDLRIDTKPDLTPVTDADQSAEERLREALSRQRPGDAIFGEEFGGDPSLVGRQWVIDPIDGTKNFVRGVPVWCTLLALLEDGEPVVGVVSAPALGRRWWAAKGEGAFGSFNGTQRALSVSAVAELDAASLSYSDLTTGWEDRRDTFIALTDEVWRVRAYGDFWSYCMVAEGAVDIAVEPEVKLWDLAPLDVIVREAGGAFTSIDGQDGPHGGSALATNGLLHDQVVERLRTV; encoded by the coding sequence ATGGGTGGATACCAGCAGGACCTTTCCTTGGCGCTTGAACTCGCCGACCAGGCCGACGACATCACGATGGCCCGCTTCGGCGCACTCGACCTGCGCATCGACACAAAACCGGATCTGACCCCGGTGACCGACGCCGATCAGTCCGCCGAGGAGCGGCTGCGCGAGGCGCTGTCGCGGCAGCGACCCGGCGACGCGATCTTCGGCGAGGAGTTCGGCGGCGACCCCTCGCTCGTCGGCAGGCAGTGGGTCATCGACCCCATCGACGGCACCAAGAACTTCGTGCGCGGCGTCCCGGTCTGGTGCACGCTCCTCGCGCTGCTCGAGGACGGCGAGCCGGTGGTCGGCGTGGTCAGCGCCCCGGCGTTGGGCCGCCGATGGTGGGCCGCGAAGGGCGAGGGCGCGTTCGGCTCCTTCAACGGCACTCAGCGCGCGCTGTCGGTGTCGGCGGTCGCGGAGTTGGACGCCGCGAGCCTGTCCTACTCCGACCTCACCACGGGATGGGAGGACCGCCGCGACACATTCATCGCACTGACCGACGAGGTGTGGCGTGTACGGGCGTACGGGGATTTCTGGTCGTACTGCATGGTCGCCGAGGGCGCCGTCGACATCGCGGTCGAGCCCGAGGTGAAGCTCTGGGACCTGGCCCCGCTCGACGTCATCGTGCGCGAGGCCGGCGGCGCGTTCACCAGCATCGATGGCCAGGATGGGCCCCACGGCGGCAGCGCGTTGGCCACCAACGGACTGCTGCACGATCAGGTGGTCGAACGGCTGCGAACCGTGTGA
- a CDS encoding acyl-CoA dehydrogenase family protein: MAINLEMPKKLQAVIEKGHQGAAEMLRPVSRKYDLKEHAYPVELDTLADLFEGISEAKTISFAGAEAFADTADDGKKANINGGNMSALLNALEISWGDVALLLSVPRQGLGNAAISSVATPEQLERLGRNVWAAMAITEPSFGSDSAAVTTTATLDGDEYVINGEKIFVTAGSRASHIVVWATLDKSKGRAAIKSFIVPREHPGVIVERLEHKLGIKASDTAVIRFDNARIPKDNLLGDPEIHVEKGFAGVMETFDNTRPIVAAMAVGVARAALEDLRKILTDAGIEISYDKPAHAQSAPAAEFLRMEADWEAGYLLTVRSAWQADNRIPNSKEASMGKAKAARVASDITLKAVEMAGTVGYSEQTLLEKWARDSKILDIFEGTQQIQQLVVARRLLGLSSAELK; encoded by the coding sequence ATGGCTATCAATCTGGAAATGCCGAAGAAGCTCCAGGCCGTCATCGAGAAGGGCCACCAGGGAGCTGCCGAGATGCTGCGGCCCGTCTCCCGCAAGTACGACCTCAAGGAGCACGCCTACCCGGTCGAGCTGGACACCCTGGCCGACCTGTTCGAGGGCATCTCGGAGGCCAAGACCATCTCGTTCGCCGGCGCCGAGGCGTTCGCGGACACCGCCGACGACGGCAAGAAGGCGAACATCAACGGCGGCAACATGTCTGCGCTGTTGAATGCCCTGGAGATCTCCTGGGGTGACGTCGCACTGCTGCTCTCAGTCCCCCGCCAGGGTCTGGGCAACGCCGCGATCTCGTCGGTGGCCACCCCGGAACAGCTTGAGCGCCTGGGCCGCAACGTCTGGGCGGCGATGGCGATCACCGAGCCCAGCTTCGGTTCCGACTCCGCCGCGGTCACCACCACCGCGACCCTCGACGGCGACGAGTACGTCATCAACGGCGAGAAGATCTTCGTCACCGCGGGTTCGCGGGCGAGCCACATCGTCGTGTGGGCCACGCTGGACAAGTCGAAGGGACGCGCGGCGATCAAGTCGTTCATCGTGCCCCGCGAGCATCCCGGGGTGATCGTCGAACGCCTTGAGCACAAGCTCGGCATCAAGGCCTCCGACACCGCGGTGATCCGATTCGACAACGCCCGAATCCCCAAGGACAACCTGCTGGGCGACCCGGAGATCCACGTGGAGAAGGGTTTTGCCGGGGTCATGGAGACCTTCGACAACACCCGCCCGATCGTCGCGGCCATGGCCGTCGGCGTCGCCCGCGCCGCCTTGGAGGACCTGCGCAAGATCCTCACCGACGCAGGCATCGAGATCTCCTACGACAAGCCGGCCCACGCGCAGAGCGCACCCGCCGCGGAGTTCCTGCGGATGGAGGCCGACTGGGAGGCCGGATACCTGCTCACCGTGCGTTCGGCCTGGCAGGCCGACAACCGGATCCCAAACTCCAAGGAAGCCTCGATGGGTAAGGCCAAGGCCGCCCGCGTGGCCAGCGATATCACGCTCAAGGCTGTCGAAATGGCTGGCACCGTCGGCTATTCCGAGCAGACCCTGCTGGAGAAATGGGCGCGCGACTCGAAGATTCTGGACATCTTCGAGGGCACCCAGCAGATTCAGCAGCTTGTGGTGGCCCGCCGTCTGCTGGGGCTCTCGTCGGCCGAACTCAAATAA
- a CDS encoding MDR family oxidoreductase, with product MTGINALVAHEDAERGVVLRPEVVDESFLPDGDVEIAVEYSGVNYKDALAVTPKAGVARSYPLIPGIDVVGTVSASSSPDFAVGDTVIAHGQDIGTGRHGGYAEVARYPADYVVKLDDLSAADAAAIGTAGFTAAMSVNALSRHGVAPGDGPVLVTGATGGVGSIAVDLLAGLGYEVVASTGKIGAQDLLSGLGAAEVIERIPGPDDKMRALGRAQWAAVVDCVGGKTLAYALSTLKYAGVAAISGLAGSADLPATVHPFILRGVTLVGIDSVLLPIESRRAVWHQIESELRPRHLDLITADVSVLEVPEVLRTILAGGVTGRTRVVVRNGF from the coding sequence ATGACGGGAATCAATGCGCTGGTCGCGCACGAGGACGCCGAACGGGGTGTGGTCCTGCGTCCCGAGGTGGTCGACGAGTCGTTCCTGCCCGATGGTGACGTCGAGATCGCGGTCGAGTATTCGGGCGTCAACTACAAAGACGCGCTCGCGGTCACCCCGAAAGCTGGAGTGGCCCGGTCCTATCCGCTGATACCCGGCATCGACGTCGTCGGCACCGTGTCCGCGAGTTCGTCGCCGGACTTCGCCGTGGGCGACACCGTGATCGCGCACGGCCAGGACATCGGCACCGGACGCCACGGCGGTTACGCGGAGGTGGCCCGCTACCCTGCCGACTACGTCGTCAAACTCGACGATCTCAGTGCGGCTGACGCGGCCGCGATCGGGACCGCGGGATTCACCGCGGCCATGAGCGTCAACGCCCTCAGTCGGCACGGCGTCGCACCGGGTGACGGTCCGGTTCTGGTCACCGGTGCCACCGGCGGCGTCGGCAGCATCGCCGTCGACCTGCTGGCGGGCCTGGGCTATGAGGTGGTGGCGTCGACCGGGAAGATCGGCGCGCAGGACCTGCTGAGTGGTCTCGGCGCGGCCGAGGTGATCGAGCGGATCCCCGGCCCCGATGACAAGATGCGCGCGCTGGGCCGGGCGCAGTGGGCCGCGGTGGTGGACTGCGTTGGCGGCAAGACTCTGGCCTACGCCCTGAGCACTCTGAAATATGCCGGTGTGGCGGCGATCTCAGGGCTGGCCGGGTCGGCCGATCTGCCCGCGACGGTGCACCCGTTCATCCTGCGTGGCGTGACGTTGGTCGGTATCGACTCGGTGCTGCTGCCGATCGAGAGCCGCCGCGCCGTGTGGCATCAGATCGAATCCGAGTTGCGCCCTCGCCACCTGGACCTCATCACCGCTGACGTGTCGGTGCTCGAGGTCCCCGAGGTGCTGCGCACGATCCTCGCGGGTGGCGTCACCGGCCGGACCCGAGTGGTGGTCCGGAATGGTTTCTGA
- a CDS encoding oxidoreductase — MSSDRFPLGQFTVHRVGFGAMQLPGPGVFGPPRDHGAAIEVLRHAVQAGVDHIDTAQYYGPNVANQLIREALHPYPDNLALVSKLGARRDDTGAWLPIERPADLRADLERNLETLGVDRLAAVNLRVMEGERADALFDEQLDVMIAARDEGLIGGIGLSSITLEHLTRALDRTEIVCVQNPYNLVDRSSQPVLDETARRGVAFVPFFPLGSAFVADNPVLGNAIVTQAAEDLGHTPAQIALAWTLGVAPNVLLIPGTSSVGHLKENLAVADIELDASLRERLDAVI; from the coding sequence ATGAGCTCAGATCGCTTTCCGCTCGGGCAGTTCACCGTCCACCGAGTCGGCTTCGGGGCCATGCAGTTGCCCGGGCCGGGAGTGTTCGGACCGCCACGCGACCACGGCGCCGCCATCGAGGTGCTGCGGCATGCGGTGCAAGCCGGTGTCGACCACATCGACACCGCGCAGTACTACGGTCCCAATGTCGCCAATCAGCTGATCCGCGAGGCCCTGCACCCCTATCCCGACAACCTGGCACTGGTCAGCAAGCTCGGCGCCCGACGGGACGACACCGGCGCCTGGCTGCCGATCGAACGACCGGCCGACCTGCGGGCCGACCTCGAGAGGAACCTCGAGACCCTGGGGGTGGACCGCCTCGCGGCGGTCAACCTGCGGGTGATGGAGGGCGAGAGGGCCGACGCTCTGTTCGACGAGCAGCTGGACGTGATGATCGCCGCGCGCGACGAGGGTCTGATCGGCGGCATCGGGCTGTCGAGCATCACCCTCGAGCACCTCACCCGCGCGTTGGACCGCACCGAGATCGTCTGCGTGCAGAACCCCTACAACCTGGTGGATCGCAGCTCACAGCCTGTGCTCGACGAAACTGCCCGGCGCGGTGTCGCTTTCGTGCCGTTCTTCCCGTTGGGATCGGCGTTCGTGGCCGACAATCCCGTCCTGGGCAACGCGATCGTCACCCAAGCCGCGGAGGACCTCGGTCACACGCCGGCCCAGATCGCGCTGGCCTGGACACTCGGCGTCGCACCCAACGTGCTGCTCATCCCGGGCACGTCGTCGGTGGGGCACCTCAAGGAGAACCTCGCGGTGGCCGACATCGAACTCGACGCGTCGCTGCGCGAGCGCCTCGACGCCGTTATTTGA